One stretch of Rhizophagus irregularis chromosome 6, complete sequence DNA includes these proteins:
- a CDS encoding uncharacterized protein (SECRETED:cutsite_TNA-NI; SECRETED:prob_0.9564); SECRETED:SignalP(1-22), with protein MKSSYSFVALVTFLLSVSTTNANIFPTNPDGGAAIFTPNQKVSIEWKDDGKAPNLKALGVVLVEFMTGADLEQVPLEPIGKVTATVGKIAWVVPEVDPPGKFYFLRFSNGKVDDVYTTRFTITGKNGKYPAETIPPPAVGKNLGKVGKIVAKGDPNGPVPKEVGVGNPNPNETPKQPALPADDTLKDDTLKDAKTAKKTPNNDAKAPDNSAKAPDNPTPTNNIFPSAFVSGNNNTITTSSAFSINYNIDIIGVLTFISLLSSMII; from the exons atgaaatcatcTTATTCTTTTGTAGCATTAGTTACCTTCCTTCTTAGTGTTAGTACAACTAACGCAAACATATTTCCAACAAATCCTGATGGTGGTGCTGCTATTTTCACTCCAAATCAAAAA gtttCAATTGAATGGAAAGATGATGGTAAAGCTCCAAATTTAAAAGCTTTAGGCGTAGTTCTAGTGGAATTTATGACTGGAGCAGATCTTGAACAAGTACCCTTGGAACCTATTGGAAAAGTAACCGCTACTGTAGGAAAAATTGCTTGGGTAGTACCAGAGGTTGATCCTCCagggaaattttattttttaagattttctaACGGTAAAGTTGATGATGTTTATACAACAAGATTTACTATTACTGGTAAAAATGGTAAATATCCAGCTGAAACAATTCCTCCTCCAGCTGTTGGTAAGAATCTTGGTAAAGTTGGTAAAATTGTTGCAAAAGGTGATCCGAATGGTCCAGTACCAAAAGAAGTTGGTGTAGGAAATCCTAATCCTAATGAAACTCCTAAACAACCTGCTTTACCTGCTGATGATACTCTTAAAGATGATACTCTTAAAGATGCTAAAACTGCAAAGAAAACTCCTAATAATGATGCCAAAGCTCCTGATAATTCAGCTAAAGCTCCTGATAATCCTACACCGacgaataatatttttccatcAGCTTTCGTATCAGGAAATAATAATACCATTACTACTAGTTCAgctttttcaataaattataatattgatattattggagttttaacttttattagtttattatctagcatgataatttaa